A section of the Cololabis saira isolate AMF1-May2022 chromosome 16, fColSai1.1, whole genome shotgun sequence genome encodes:
- the LOC133462192 gene encoding uncharacterized protein LOC133462192 — MNGLPVRASGTAPAGDASSLSAPTNGDNHDVSNDDGDDTDDDLVILDTASTPKPQKPLSGLEEVKEEEGETQISMLLECSDNAAVDATAETATTGTSPSRPATVETGHPPAVVNTTTQAEVGEVKQEKDSEDPTEMRESSAHSHAGTERRSDFGIPALEQRGFKQERSDDSPRATPSQRALQNGAAGDEGAGPSSASASNDYFTKHFPTFNLVQEDLDQLLELMQDTAQERDRLNEQVHKLTSQLEDTQRRLQELSHLSAKGKGLHKACQTDQTETERDYYKNLFEKTKQKVSDLVKDKEALTAAAETGVATAQDDENDIDEILQRIGCLVQQLDQRNKERDELCSQTGGSKGYAFGEYECDEVAQIVAETMNNYLMGERIIKCHVVPPEKVHEKLFVGSQREFKKPSFPAVARYNKKHSAEQIAKMKLPRKESKLREPLVARGIDYDFPGFAAQVPQKTKSEALNASSCSDVSEPCPCSRPACDTTPPVTPGFLEWRKSTVADDDGDDEIVLKLPVKDEDEEEDVSGSDEDEEEQ; from the exons TGCTCCCACTAACGGTGATAACCATGACGTCAGCAACGACGATGGGGACGACACTGACGATGACCTCGTCATCTTGGACACCGCTAGTACCCCCAAGCCACAAAAGCCTCTCTCCGGCCTCGAGGaagtgaaggaggaggagggtgagaCTCAGATAAGCATGCTGCTGGAGTGCAGCGACAACGCTGCCGTGGACGCCACTGCTGAGACGGCAACGACGGGAACGAGCCCTTCCAGGCCCGCGACCGTGGAGACTGGTCATCCTCCAGCAGTGGTCAACACCACCACCCAAGCAGAAGTGGGTGAAGTGAAACAGGAGAAAGACAGTGAAGATCCAACAGAAATGAGGGAGAGTTCTGCCCATTCTCACGCCGGTACAGAACGGAGGTCGGACTTTGGCATCCCTGCCCTCGAGCAGAGAGGATTCAAGCAAGAGAGAAGTGACGACAGCCCGAGAGCGACGCCATCGCAGCGGGCCCTGCAGAACGGGGCGGCGGGGGATGAAGGCGCCGGGCCGTCTTCAGCGAGCGCTAGCAACGACTACTTCACCAAGCACTTCCCCACTTTTAACTTGGTCCAGGAAGAtctggaccagctgctggaaCTGATGCAGGACACGGCTCAGGAGAGGGACCGTTTAAATGAGCAGGTGCACAAACTCACTTCCCAGTTGGAGGACACGCAGAGGAGACTGCAGGAGCTGTCTCACCTCAGTGCGAAGGGAAAGGGTCTCCACAAGGCCTGTCAGACGGACCAAACGGAGACGGAGAGAGACTACTACAAAAATCTGTTTGAGAAGACCAAGCAGAAAGTCAGTGACTTGGTAAAGGACAAAGAGGCCTTGACAGCAGCTGCGGAGACCGGTGTGGCGACCGCTCAGGATGACGAGAACGATATTGATGAGATTTTACAGCGAATTGGCTGTCTGGTtcagcagctggatcagagaaacaaagagaGGGATGAGCTTTGCTCGCAG ACGGGGGGCAGTAAGGGCTACGCCTTCGGGGAGTACGAATGTGACGAGGTGGCGCAGATCGTTGCAGAGACCATGAACAACTACCTGATGGGGGAGAGGATCATCAAAT GTCATGTGGTTCCTCCAGAGAAGGTGCACGAGAAGCTGTTCGTGGGCTCTCAAAGGGAGTTCAAGAAACCCTCGTTTCCCGCGGTGGCGCGCTACAACAAGAAACACTCGGCCGAGCAGATCGCCAAGATGAAACTGCCGCGCAAGGAGTCGAAGCTGCGGGAGCCGCTGGTGGCGCGAGGCATCGACTACGACTTCCCCGGATTC GCGGCCCAGGTTCCTCAGAAAACAAAGTCCGAAGCCTTAAATGCATCGTCCTGCAGCGACGTAAGTGAACCGTGTCCTTGTTCTAGACCCGCCTGT GACACCACACCGCCCGTCACGCCGGGCTTCCTAGAGTGGAGGAAGTCCACGGTGGCGGACGATGACGGCGACGACGAGATCGTCCTCAAGCTGCCGGTGAAGGacgaggatgaagaggaggatgtCTCGGGCAGCGATGAAGACGAGGAGGAGCAGTGA